In the Gemmatimonadota bacterium genome, TACTGAATGGGCGCGCCCCGCGGCGCCAGCGCCCCCAATCCACCCGCGAACGCCCCATGCCCCCACGCCCCCGCGAGCCCGGCGAGTTCTGCTGGATCAACATCATCTCCCCCGACCTCGACGGCACGCGCGCCTTCTTCTCGGCGCTCCTCGGCTGGCGATTCCCCGAGATGCCCGGCATGGGCTACCTGATCGAGGTCGATGGCCATCGGCAGGGCGGCCTCTTCGATCTCCGGAGTCCCGGCAACCCGGCCGGGCAGCAGCCCGTCATCGGCGTGATGGTCCGCGTGACCGACGCCGACGCGATGGCCGCGCGCATGAACGCGCTGGGCGGCACGGCGCTCCCCCCGATGGAAGTCGGCACCAACGGCCGCATGGTCGTCGGGCACGACCCGAGCGGCGCCAACATCGATCTCTGGGAGCTCCGCTCCGCGCCCCCGGGTGACGTGGATGGGGCGGTCCACGGCGCGATGAGCTGGTTCGAGCAGGTCAGCGACGACCTCGTGCGCGACACGAGGTTCTATTGCGACCTCTTCGGCTGGACCTTCGAGATCATGAAGATGCCCGGCTTCGACTACGTGACGTTCAAGCAGGGCGACGCCTTCGTCGCCGGCATGATGGCGCGCACGTCGGAGATGGGCGACCTCAAGCCCTTCTGGTGCACCTACTTCACGGTCGACGACGTGGAGCGGGCGGCGCAGCAGGCCGAGGCGCTCGGCGGGACGCTCGCGATGCCCATCAGCGAGGCGCCGGGCGTGGGCCGGTTCTGCGGCATCATCTCGCCGCAGGGCGTCGGGTTCTGCGTGATGCAGTACTCTCGATAGATTGGGCGCGTGACCGCCCCCGTCCTGCCCGCCCTCGACCTCCTGCTCGACGAGGATGCGCAGCGCGCGGCGCGCCTGATCGCGATCGACCTGCAGGGTCGCGTCCGCGCCGCGCGCCCGCGTCTCGACGATCCGGCGGACGTCGAAGCCCTGCACGACTTCCGCGTGGCGGTGCGGCGCCTGCGGAGCTGGCTGCTCTGCGACGCGGTGCTCCCCGGCGCGCTGGCGCCCAGGCGGGGCCACAAGCTGCTCCGCCGGCTCGCGCACGCGACCAACGCGAGCCGCGACGACGAGGTCTTCGCCGAGTGGCTCACCGGCGCGCGTGCGACGCTCGCGACGCAGCACCGGGGAGCGGCCGACTGGATGCTCGCTCGGATCGGTCGGCTCAAGCGCGAGGCCGAACGCGACCTGCTCGCGGAGCTCGACCGCGACCTCGAGGCGGCGATGGTCCTGCTGGACGAGCATCTCGCGCGCTACAACGTGCCGCACGACGTCGTGCGCGGCGCCGAGCGCGAGACCTTCGCCGCGGCGATGTCGTCGCTCGTGCGGTCGTCGGCGTCCCGGCTGCAGCGGCGGCTCGCCGCGGTCAACGGAGCGGAGGACCACGAGGCGATCCATCGGGCGCGCATCGCCGGGAAGCGCCTGCGCTACGCGCTGGAGCAGGTCGCGGCCGCGGTGCCCGGCGCGCAGGCCTGCCTCATCCGCCTCAAGGTCCTGCAGGATCTCCTGGGCGACCACCACGACGACTCCGTCTGGCTCGGTCTCGTCCACGCGGCCGCCCCGCGGGCACCGCGGGTCATCATCCGCCAGGGCCTGCGCGCGATCATGGCGCGCATCGAGCAGCGCAGCGCCGACCGGTACACCGCGCTCGCCGAGGAATGGCTGTCCGGCGGCACGACGGCTTTGTTCGCCGCGCTGAACGAAGTGGCTGACTGGCTGGCGGCGCGCGGGACGCAAGGGATGGAGGTGGAGCGGAAGTACCTGTTGACCGGCGTCCCGGATACGCTCCCGCCGGGACGGCTCCAGCGACTCGAGCAGGGCTATCTCCCGGGGAAGAAGCTCATCGAGCGGGTGCGCCGCGCGCGCGAGGGCCGCGCGGTGAAGCACTACCGCACGGTGAAGGGCGGGAAGGGGCTCGCGCGGATCGAGGTGGAGGAGCAGTGCACGCGGTCGCTCTTCGCCGCGCTCTGGCCCCTCACCGCCGGCCGCCGCGTGCT is a window encoding:
- a CDS encoding VOC family protein; this translates as MPPRPREPGEFCWINIISPDLDGTRAFFSALLGWRFPEMPGMGYLIEVDGHRQGGLFDLRSPGNPAGQQPVIGVMVRVTDADAMAARMNALGGTALPPMEVGTNGRMVVGHDPSGANIDLWELRSAPPGDVDGAVHGAMSWFEQVSDDLVRDTRFYCDLFGWTFEIMKMPGFDYVTFKQGDAFVAGMMARTSEMGDLKPFWCTYFTVDDVERAAQQAEALGGTLAMPISEAPGVGRFCGIISPQGVGFCVMQYSR
- a CDS encoding CHAD domain-containing protein; this encodes MTAPVLPALDLLLDEDAQRAARLIAIDLQGRVRAARPRLDDPADVEALHDFRVAVRRLRSWLLCDAVLPGALAPRRGHKLLRRLAHATNASRDDEVFAEWLTGARATLATQHRGAADWMLARIGRLKREAERDLLAELDRDLEAAMVLLDEHLARYNVPHDVVRGAERETFAAAMSSLVRSSASRLQRRLAAVNGAEDHEAIHRARIAGKRLRYALEQVAAAVPGAQACLIRLKVLQDLLGDHHDDSVWLGLVHAAAPRAPRVIIRQGLRAIMARIEQRSADRYTALAEEWLSGGTTALFAALNEVADWLAARGTQGMEVERKYLLTGVPDTLPPGRLQRLEQGYLPGKKLIERVRRAREGRAVKHYRTVKGGKGLARIEVEEQCTRSLFAALWPLTAGRRVLKRRHLIPDGDRVWAIDVFTDRALVLAEVELPSTETEVTVPEWLAPYVVREVTEERGFVNAVLAR